In a genomic window of Acidobacteriota bacterium:
- a CDS encoding radical SAM protein — MDLNTLILFVTSRCNARCETCFYWEDLNRPGDLTFEEIEALSAGMPRFHELWLSGGEPMMRPRLAEILGMFYHRNGVRTLNLPTNGLFAERTLELMEYTSRELPGMEVNLNLALDGFASTHDRIRGVPGNFDRALETIRLLTDRESRLPGVRVHVNSVVTADNIHELEDLGWWLARNTDLNGHYFQVIRGEAKDPELKRITRADLGDFYRTVKPIHEHYGRKLARRKGGSLRGWIKKLYYTQTIYFHYTLQERNFEASDSWPMACTAGKTILVVDYNGDLRACELREKILNLREVNFDFRKAYSSRPVREETEQIVKDACWCTHVCFIHDSLKASPRAKFFDIPLGAKVV, encoded by the coding sequence GTGGATCTGAACACCCTGATCCTGTTCGTCACCAGCCGCTGCAACGCTCGCTGCGAGACCTGCTTCTACTGGGAGGACCTCAACCGTCCCGGGGACCTGACCTTCGAAGAGATCGAAGCGCTCTCGGCCGGCATGCCCCGATTCCATGAACTCTGGCTCTCGGGCGGCGAGCCGATGATGCGCCCCCGATTGGCGGAAATCCTGGGGATGTTCTACCACCGCAACGGCGTGCGCACCCTGAACCTTCCCACCAACGGACTCTTCGCCGAGAGGACCTTGGAACTCATGGAGTACACCTCCCGGGAACTGCCCGGGATGGAGGTGAATCTGAACCTGGCGCTGGACGGGTTCGCCTCGACGCACGACCGGATCCGGGGCGTGCCGGGCAACTTCGATCGAGCGTTGGAGACCATCCGGCTGCTCACGGACCGGGAGTCCCGCCTCCCCGGGGTGAGGGTCCACGTGAACTCGGTGGTCACCGCCGACAATATCCATGAACTGGAGGACCTGGGGTGGTGGCTGGCCCGGAACACGGACCTGAACGGGCACTACTTCCAGGTGATCCGGGGAGAGGCCAAGGACCCGGAACTGAAGCGGATCACCCGGGCGGACCTGGGGGATTTCTACCGGACGGTCAAGCCGATCCACGAGCACTACGGCCGCAAGCTGGCCCGCCGCAAGGGGGGGAGCCTCCGGGGTTGGATCAAGAAGCTCTACTACACGCAGACCATCTACTTTCACTACACGCTCCAGGAGCGGAACTTCGAGGCTTCCGACTCCTGGCCCATGGCCTGCACGGCAGGCAAGACCATCCTGGTGGTGGACTACAACGGCGACCTGCGCGCCTGCGAGCTGCGGGAAAAGATCCTGAATCTCAGGGAAGTGAATTTCGATTTCCGCAAGGCGTACTCCTCACGGCCGGTGCGGGAAGAGACGGAGCAGATCGTCAAGGACGCCTGCTGGTGCACCCACGTCTGCTTCATCCACGACAGTCTCAAGGCCAGCCCCCGCGCCAAGTTCTTCGACATCCCCCTCGGCGCCAAGGTCGTCTGA
- a CDS encoding M24 family metallopeptidase, with protein MNNASLAGRIQESLNQLGVPAWLFYDFRFTDPLANRILGIHESRHPTRRWFYLVPAQGTPTKLVHRIESSMLDHLPGKKLVYLRWQDLESGLGEMLKEFSSVAMQYSPEGAIPYVSKVDAGTIELVRGLGKTVTSSADLVQSFEAVLTPGQLREHHRASRAVSTIVLDAFRFASSAIRRRGSSSEAEVRDYILKRFRDRNLVTDSGPIVAVNQHSGDPHYETASGRVTRIDAGDLLLIDLWAKTDTPGSVFADITWTAFFGGTPDERMRRVFEVVRRGRDAGVEFLQRRRAAGELPQGWEVDDAVRRTIAGLGYGEAFVHRTGHSLGEEIHGNGVNFDNLETHDTRRLIPGVLCTIEPGVYLDDFGIRSEINVYMGEEGPEVTTPLQDAIVRPDKV; from the coding sequence ATGAATAACGCTTCTCTGGCCGGGCGAATTCAGGAGTCTCTCAACCAGCTCGGCGTCCCCGCCTGGCTCTTTTACGACTTCCGTTTCACGGACCCGTTGGCCAACCGGATCCTGGGCATCCACGAGTCGCGACATCCCACCAGGCGCTGGTTCTATCTGGTCCCTGCCCAAGGGACCCCCACCAAGCTGGTGCACCGGATCGAGTCCTCCATGCTGGATCACCTTCCCGGGAAGAAACTCGTCTACCTGCGCTGGCAGGACCTGGAATCGGGGCTCGGTGAGATGCTGAAAGAGTTCTCCAGCGTGGCCATGCAGTACTCTCCCGAAGGGGCCATCCCCTACGTCTCCAAGGTGGACGCCGGCACCATCGAGCTGGTTCGGGGCCTGGGCAAAACGGTGACCTCATCGGCGGACCTGGTCCAGTCCTTCGAGGCCGTCCTGACTCCCGGCCAACTGCGGGAACACCACCGGGCGTCCCGGGCCGTCTCCACCATCGTGCTCGACGCCTTCCGCTTCGCTTCGTCCGCAATCCGGCGGCGCGGCAGCTCCAGTGAAGCGGAAGTCCGCGACTACATCCTGAAACGGTTCCGGGACCGGAATCTGGTGACCGATTCGGGCCCCATCGTGGCGGTCAACCAACACAGCGGCGATCCCCACTACGAGACCGCGTCGGGAAGGGTCACGCGGATCGACGCCGGAGACCTGCTCCTCATCGATCTCTGGGCGAAGACGGACACTCCCGGGTCCGTCTTCGCCGACATCACCTGGACCGCCTTTTTCGGCGGGACGCCGGACGAGCGGATGAGACGGGTGTTCGAGGTGGTCCGCCGGGGGCGGGACGCGGGAGTCGAGTTCCTTCAGCGGCGCAGGGCCGCAGGGGAACTGCCGCAAGGGTGGGAGGTCGACGACGCGGTGAGACGGACCATCGCCGGCCTGGGGTACGGCGAGGCGTTCGTCCACCGCACCGGTCACAGCCTGGGAGAGGAGATCCATGGCAACGGGGTCAACTTCGACAACCTGGAGACCCACGACACACGCCGGCTGATCCCGGGGGTCCTCTGCACCATCGAGCCGGGCGTCTACCTGGACGACTTCGGCATCCGGAGCGAGATCAACGTCTACATGGGGGAAGAAGGACCGGAGGTCACCACACCGTTACAAGATGCGATCGTCCGACCCGACAAGGTGTGA
- the polA gene encoding DNA polymerase I: MPAPRLYLIDGMSQFYRAYYAIRRLTNREGLPTGAVFGFTNMLRKLVEDEHPDYLAVAMDLPGPTVRHEQFPDYKATRPPMPEDLSRQIPYLHRVCRVFRVPMLSHPGYEADDIIATVTRQADESGLEVVIVSVDKDLFQIVGSNVTILDTRTMTRFDPAGVEKKFGVAPHQLGDLLSLVGDTSDNIPGAKGIGAKGAVQLLRTYGDLENLLAHRDEVRRKTYRESLQQNEAVVRQSRELVRMYDRIPLDLDLETLRVAEPDPDKARELFLELNFTRLLEEFLPEPEMVGGEYERYESGSQFDALMTRLKGAEAGLALLPGATGETPVQGIGVSTGQGQGIHLPGDLLESDSNRLLALLNRPKRWIIHDLKPLLMLAGRQGWQLKPQFADTRLMAYLLTPNQNDFSLKRLATQRLQTRLAESDAGLFPDEEELLARSADLTARLFRVLEADVRTHGLEDLLTEVEIPLVGVLADMEAAGVKVDREMLESMSRRMGREIQVLADRVTELAGEKFNLNSPKQLGTILFEKLGLPPPKKTPKAKHYSTGVEVLQRLAGEHEIAGRILEYREQTKLKNTYLDALPGLVDSDSGRIHTSYNQMVAATGRLSSSDPNLQNIPIKTELGRKIRRAFVAEEGYRLLAADYSQIELRVMAHLSEDPVLVEAFRQGEDIHDRTAAEVLGERTDLTPRERRRYAKIINFGILYGVSAFGLARNLEIGRWEAKRLIDEYFERYQGVKRWSEATLAEAYETGCVRTLFGRIRQIPELKSKNWNLRSFGERTAVNAPIQGTAADLIKKAMVSTHRSLSRRGLSSRLILQVHDELVAEVLEAEMDEVRELVREKMEGVAALRVPLNVDMATGQSWYEAK; encoded by the coding sequence GTGCCCGCTCCTCGTCTCTACCTCATCGACGGCATGTCCCAGTTCTACCGGGCCTATTACGCCATCCGGAGGCTGACCAACCGGGAGGGGCTTCCCACCGGCGCCGTCTTCGGGTTCACCAACATGCTCCGCAAGCTGGTCGAGGACGAGCACCCGGACTATCTGGCCGTGGCCATGGATCTCCCCGGGCCCACGGTCCGGCACGAACAGTTTCCCGACTACAAGGCGACCCGGCCTCCCATGCCGGAGGACCTGTCGCGGCAGATCCCCTATCTCCATCGGGTGTGCCGGGTCTTTCGGGTGCCCATGCTCTCCCACCCGGGATACGAGGCGGACGACATCATCGCCACCGTTACCCGGCAGGCGGATGAATCCGGGTTGGAGGTGGTCATCGTCAGCGTCGACAAGGACCTGTTCCAGATCGTGGGCTCGAACGTGACGATTCTCGATACCCGGACCATGACCCGGTTCGATCCGGCCGGGGTGGAGAAGAAATTCGGGGTCGCTCCCCACCAGTTGGGCGACCTCCTGAGTCTGGTCGGCGACACCTCCGACAACATCCCGGGGGCCAAGGGAATCGGCGCGAAGGGGGCCGTGCAACTGCTCCGGACCTATGGAGACCTGGAAAACCTGCTGGCCCACAGGGACGAGGTCAGGCGCAAGACCTATCGGGAGAGTCTCCAGCAGAACGAAGCCGTGGTCCGGCAGAGCCGCGAGCTGGTGCGGATGTACGATCGGATTCCTCTGGATCTTGACCTGGAGACCCTCAGGGTTGCGGAACCGGATCCGGACAAGGCCCGGGAGCTCTTCCTGGAGCTGAACTTCACCAGGCTCCTGGAGGAGTTCCTGCCCGAACCGGAGATGGTCGGCGGCGAATACGAGCGTTACGAGAGCGGCTCGCAGTTCGACGCCCTCATGACCCGGTTGAAGGGGGCCGAGGCCGGCTTGGCGTTGCTTCCCGGCGCCACCGGGGAAACGCCGGTCCAGGGCATCGGCGTCTCGACGGGACAGGGGCAGGGGATTCACCTGCCTGGCGACCTGCTTGAGAGTGACTCCAACCGCCTCCTCGCCCTCCTGAATCGGCCCAAACGGTGGATCATCCACGATTTGAAGCCTCTGCTCATGCTCGCCGGCAGGCAGGGTTGGCAGTTGAAGCCCCAGTTTGCCGATACCCGTCTCATGGCCTACCTGTTGACGCCCAACCAGAACGATTTCTCGTTGAAACGCCTGGCGACCCAGCGTCTCCAGACCCGGCTGGCCGAGTCCGACGCAGGCCTCTTCCCGGATGAAGAGGAACTGCTGGCCCGGTCGGCCGACCTGACCGCGCGGCTCTTCCGGGTGCTGGAGGCGGACGTGAGGACCCACGGGTTGGAGGATCTGCTCACCGAGGTGGAGATCCCCCTGGTCGGGGTGCTCGCCGACATGGAGGCCGCCGGCGTGAAGGTGGACCGGGAAATGCTCGAGTCCATGTCCCGCCGAATGGGCCGGGAGATCCAGGTTCTGGCGGACCGCGTTACCGAACTGGCCGGGGAGAAGTTCAACCTCAACTCTCCCAAGCAGTTGGGGACGATCCTGTTCGAGAAGCTGGGACTCCCTCCACCCAAGAAGACTCCCAAGGCGAAGCACTACTCCACCGGGGTCGAGGTTCTGCAGCGGCTGGCCGGCGAGCACGAGATCGCCGGGCGCATCCTCGAATACCGGGAACAGACGAAGCTGAAGAATACCTACCTGGACGCGCTGCCCGGGCTGGTCGATTCCGATTCGGGAAGGATCCACACCTCCTACAACCAGATGGTGGCGGCGACGGGGCGCCTCTCGTCCAGCGACCCCAACCTCCAGAACATCCCCATCAAGACGGAACTGGGCCGGAAGATCCGGCGAGCCTTCGTGGCCGAGGAGGGGTACCGGCTCTTGGCGGCCGACTACTCCCAGATCGAGCTGCGAGTCATGGCCCATCTGTCCGAGGATCCCGTCCTGGTGGAGGCTTTCCGCCAGGGAGAGGACATCCATGACCGGACCGCAGCCGAAGTCCTGGGGGAGCGTACCGATCTGACTCCCCGGGAACGTCGCCGCTACGCCAAGATCATCAATTTCGGGATCCTCTACGGGGTCAGCGCCTTTGGCCTGGCCCGGAATCTGGAGATCGGACGGTGGGAGGCCAAGCGTCTCATCGACGAGTACTTCGAACGTTACCAGGGTGTCAAGCGCTGGTCGGAAGCAACGCTCGCCGAGGCCTACGAGACGGGCTGCGTCCGAACCCTGTTCGGCCGCATCCGCCAGATACCGGAGCTCAAGAGCAAGAACTGGAACCTCAGGAGCTTCGGAGAGCGGACCGCCGTCAACGCCCCCATCCAGGGCACGGCCGCGGACCTGATCAAGAAGGCCATGGTCTCGACCCACCGCTCCCTTTCCCGAAGAGGGCTCTCCAGCCGGCTCATCCTGCAGGTGCATGACGAGCTGGTGGCGGAGGTGCTGGAAGCGGAGATGGACGAAGTCCGGGAACTGGTCCGGGAGAAGATGGAAGGGGTGGCCGCCCTGCGGGTGCCGCTGAACGTGGACATGGCCACCGGCCAATCCTGGTACGAAGCCAAGTGA
- a CDS encoding lysophospholipid acyltransferase family protein, whose translation MSALACVNAIWRVPLILSLTAVMATLGLILSLGDEGGKRQSSCARLWSRMVLRISRVQVQVRGLEKLDPEGAYLFASNHLSMFDIFAILGRLPFDFRFVAKSSLFQWPFVGWHLKRAGYIRVDRRSPRKTLRAFRAAGDQIRSGASMVIFPEGMRTWGETVAPFKRGSFLLARQTGAAIVPVTIVGSHRRLPRGSVLIRPGKMEIIIHQPIPRNSYRNLKLDALSRQVRRTVVESYRQVG comes from the coding sequence ATGTCCGCGCTGGCTTGCGTCAATGCGATCTGGCGGGTCCCTCTCATCCTGTCTCTCACCGCCGTCATGGCGACGCTGGGCCTGATCCTGTCATTGGGCGACGAGGGGGGGAAACGGCAGAGTTCGTGTGCGCGACTCTGGAGCCGGATGGTCCTGCGAATCTCCCGGGTTCAGGTCCAGGTTCGGGGGCTGGAGAAGTTGGATCCGGAGGGCGCGTACCTCTTCGCCTCCAACCACCTGAGCATGTTCGACATTTTCGCCATTCTGGGCCGGCTGCCCTTCGACTTCAGGTTCGTGGCCAAGTCCTCCCTGTTCCAATGGCCGTTCGTGGGTTGGCATCTGAAGCGAGCGGGCTACATCCGCGTGGACCGCCGGAGTCCCCGGAAGACGCTTCGGGCCTTCCGCGCCGCGGGCGACCAGATTCGTTCCGGCGCCTCCATGGTCATCTTTCCCGAGGGGATGCGGACCTGGGGCGAGACGGTCGCCCCCTTCAAGCGGGGCAGCTTCCTGCTGGCGCGCCAGACCGGCGCTGCAATCGTCCCGGTGACCATCGTGGGATCTCACCGCCGCCTGCCCCGGGGGTCGGTGTTGATCCGGCCGGGGAAGATGGAGATCATCATCCACCAGCCGATCCCAAGGAACAGTTACCGCAACCTGAAGCTCGACGCCCTGTCCCGGCAGGTCCGGCGGACCGTCGTCGAGAGTTATCGGCAGGTGGGGTGA
- the uvrA gene encoding excinuclease ABC subunit UvrA: MTDILSIRGARQHNLKNVDLDLPRNRITVITGLSGSGKSSLAFDTLYAEGQRRYIESLSTYARQFLEKMEKPDVDSIEGLSPAISIEQKTTTRSPRSTVGTITEVYDYLRLLFSSIGTPSCPRCDRPITRQSVDQIVSRILTDAPGKRGMILAPLVRDRKGEFKKLFERYRREGYLRARVDGLMEYLEEPPQLDKRKSHTVEIVVDRVQVLEQARARIRNSVQHAVEMAEGLVAFSPWGGSDLLFSERAACVRCGISMPELEPRSFSFNSRFGACSECEGLGIRLRVNLRRLMPDRDATLETLSPELPDRDLKQFMRQSLQALLEHFSLDPGIPLREYPDRVWKALRAGLDKPILFRYGELTYPARFPGLERWFQKKLRATGSEKRKQRLLSFMVEGDCPACGGSRLRPESRAVRIQGRSISEYCRMPLDECLPALEAIRLTPRQESIAGPVLDEIHHRVRFLLKVGLSYLTLDRKAASLSGGEAQRVRLATQVGSRLRGVLYVLDEPSVGLHPRDVASLLGSLRQLRDLGNTILIVEHDEETIRNGDFVVDLGPGAANHGGRVVAAGSLQEILRHPDSLTASYLRGTRRIEPPPRNHTGEPRSIEVVGATHNNLRDIDVSFPLGRLVLVTGVSGSGKSSLVSEVLHRALSRKLYGSFAEPGPHREIRGLEHVDKVIEIDQSPIGRTPRSNPATYTGVFTPIRQLFSLLPESRSRGYKAGRFSFNVSGGRCEACRGNGLSKIEMNFLPDVYVVCESCNGTRYNRETREIRYRGYSISDVLDMTVEEACELLENIPTIKSRLNTLVEVGLGYIRLGQSAPTLSGGEAQRVKLASELNRRATGNTIYILDEPTTGLHFEDVRRLLDILHRLVDVGNTVIVIEHNLEVVKSADWIIDLGPGGGKAGGEVVCTGPPEAVAGFPGSYTGQALRQVLAG; the protein is encoded by the coding sequence GTGACAGACATCCTCTCCATCCGCGGAGCCCGCCAGCACAATCTGAAGAACGTCGACCTGGACCTGCCCCGAAACCGGATCACCGTCATCACCGGCCTCAGCGGCTCGGGAAAGTCGAGCCTGGCCTTCGACACCCTCTACGCCGAGGGACAGCGGCGCTACATCGAATCGCTCTCCACCTACGCCCGCCAATTCCTGGAGAAGATGGAGAAGCCGGACGTGGACTCCATCGAAGGGCTGTCGCCCGCCATCTCCATCGAGCAGAAGACCACCACCCGGAGCCCCCGCTCCACCGTGGGGACCATCACCGAAGTCTACGACTACCTCCGTCTCCTCTTCTCCAGCATCGGCACGCCCAGTTGCCCTCGCTGCGACCGCCCCATCACCCGCCAGTCGGTGGATCAGATCGTCTCCCGGATCCTGACCGACGCGCCGGGTAAACGGGGCATGATCCTGGCTCCCCTCGTCCGGGACCGGAAGGGGGAGTTCAAGAAGTTGTTCGAACGGTACCGGAGGGAGGGATACCTGCGGGCGCGGGTGGACGGGCTCATGGAGTACCTGGAGGAACCTCCGCAACTGGACAAGCGGAAGAGCCACACGGTGGAGATCGTCGTGGACCGGGTTCAGGTTCTGGAGCAGGCCCGGGCCCGAATCCGCAACTCGGTTCAACACGCCGTCGAGATGGCCGAAGGGTTGGTGGCCTTCTCTCCCTGGGGCGGGTCCGACCTCCTCTTCTCGGAGCGGGCCGCCTGTGTTCGCTGTGGCATCAGCATGCCGGAGTTGGAGCCCCGAAGCTTCTCCTTCAACAGCCGTTTCGGCGCCTGCTCCGAATGCGAGGGATTGGGGATTCGGCTACGAGTCAACTTGAGGCGCTTGATGCCGGACCGGGACGCCACTCTGGAGACCCTCTCTCCGGAGCTGCCCGACCGGGACCTCAAGCAATTCATGCGACAATCTCTGCAAGCCCTCCTGGAACACTTCTCCCTGGATCCCGGAATCCCTCTCCGGGAATATCCCGACCGTGTCTGGAAGGCCCTGCGTGCAGGTCTCGACAAGCCCATACTGTTCCGTTACGGCGAACTGACCTATCCGGCGCGTTTCCCGGGATTGGAGCGATGGTTTCAGAAGAAGCTCCGGGCCACGGGAAGCGAGAAGAGGAAGCAGCGGCTTCTCAGCTTCATGGTCGAGGGCGACTGCCCCGCCTGCGGGGGAAGCCGGCTCCGTCCCGAGAGCCGGGCGGTGCGCATTCAGGGGCGCTCCATTTCGGAATACTGCCGGATGCCGCTGGACGAGTGCCTGCCTGCTCTGGAGGCCATCCGGCTCACCCCCCGGCAGGAGTCCATCGCAGGCCCGGTCCTGGATGAAATCCATCACCGGGTCCGGTTTCTGCTGAAAGTGGGGCTCTCCTACCTGACGCTGGACCGGAAGGCGGCTTCGCTGTCGGGCGGGGAAGCGCAACGAGTAAGGCTGGCCACCCAGGTGGGCTCCCGGCTCCGGGGAGTCCTCTACGTCCTGGACGAGCCCTCCGTGGGCCTTCACCCGCGGGACGTGGCCAGCCTCCTGGGCAGCCTGCGGCAACTCCGGGACCTGGGGAACACGATCCTCATCGTGGAGCACGACGAAGAGACCATCCGCAATGGCGACTTCGTAGTGGACCTGGGACCGGGCGCGGCCAACCACGGCGGGCGGGTGGTTGCGGCGGGAAGCCTCCAGGAGATTCTGCGCCATCCCGATTCCCTGACCGCCTCCTACCTGCGGGGCACGCGCCGCATCGAGCCTCCCCCGAGGAACCACACGGGGGAACCCCGGTCCATTGAAGTCGTAGGCGCCACCCACAACAATCTCCGCGACATCGACGTCAGCTTTCCGCTGGGACGCCTGGTCCTGGTGACGGGCGTCTCGGGCTCGGGCAAGTCGTCCCTGGTGAGCGAAGTGCTCCACCGCGCCCTGAGCCGGAAGCTCTACGGCTCCTTCGCGGAGCCGGGTCCCCATCGGGAGATCCGGGGGCTGGAGCATGTGGACAAGGTCATCGAGATCGACCAGTCTCCCATCGGCCGCACGCCGCGGTCGAACCCGGCCACCTACACCGGGGTCTTCACTCCCATTCGCCAGTTGTTCTCCCTCCTGCCCGAGTCCAGGTCCCGGGGCTACAAGGCGGGACGATTCAGCTTCAACGTCTCCGGCGGCCGGTGCGAAGCCTGCCGGGGAAACGGCTTGAGCAAGATCGAGATGAACTTCCTCCCCGACGTCTACGTGGTGTGCGAGAGCTGCAACGGCACCCGTTACAACCGGGAGACCCGGGAGATTCGCTACCGCGGCTATTCCATCTCCGATGTGCTGGACATGACCGTGGAGGAGGCCTGCGAGCTCCTGGAGAACATCCCCACCATCAAGTCGCGGCTCAACACGTTGGTGGAGGTGGGGCTGGGCTACATCCGGCTGGGCCAGTCGGCGCCGACGCTCTCGGGCGGCGAGGCCCAACGGGTGAAGCTGGCCAGCGAACTCAATCGGCGGGCGACGGGCAACACCATCTACATCCTGGACGAACCCACCACCGGCCTCCACTTCGAGGACGTGAGGCGCCTTCTGGACATCCTCCACCGCCTGGTGGACGTGGGGAATACGGTCATCGTCATCGAACACAACCTGGAAGTGGTGAAGAGCGCCGACTGGATCATCGACCTGGGACCCGGCGGAGGGAAAGCCGGCGGCGAAGTTGTCTGCACCGGTCCGCCGGAAGCCGTGGCCGGGTTTCCAGGCTCCTACACCGGCCAGGCCCTGCGCCAGGTTCTGGCTGGATGA
- a CDS encoding PDZ domain-containing protein, with the protein MASVVFGETNLLNRSKRPARRTTAWLAPVLILALVCPPAVDAAPPAPVHDSLVRISLKRQFHGVVFRDGLLPGVQVHEKILLEGAYLDSGYIVSYLGSHGIDLDHPTVEIVLRPGEEGQAPLRLVGVDERISLAVLEHAASSPSARSAPGDSDPNQVHMAYAGESGWNLLSCKTLRWEPVRTGPGRTVLLRPRAAPREADLWEGGFLLDLNQRVLGLVTRVSRHPLGRSLNCRFLPWSMVRESARQVVSRNGHIRSGWLGVYVTGGDGGPVIDGIEPGSPAALAGLQSGDVILKAGEVEAPSLEGLLQAIRRNEPGSRLDLVVRRGDATREVEATLALRPPLHSHLAWRMELPGVVGGRLIEEMFLQRVLVPIPPGLGLVVDPWVPDGAGGVSGSIDRGLRVRSVGTRSIGYRAGLRSGDILIRINDQPVGSSGDLRRYSRAGVDGFLILHYLRGGQLRTFRLRLP; encoded by the coding sequence ATGGCCTCCGTTGTCTTCGGCGAGACCAATCTCCTGAATCGCTCAAAAAGGCCGGCTCGCCGGACGACCGCCTGGTTGGCGCCGGTCTTGATTCTGGCTCTGGTCTGCCCTCCTGCCGTTGATGCCGCACCGCCCGCACCGGTCCACGACTCGCTGGTCCGGATCTCCTTGAAACGTCAATTCCACGGCGTCGTTTTCCGGGACGGGCTGCTGCCTGGCGTCCAGGTTCACGAGAAGATCCTGTTGGAAGGGGCTTATCTCGACTCCGGTTACATCGTCTCCTATCTGGGCAGCCACGGAATCGATCTGGACCACCCGACCGTGGAGATCGTTCTGAGGCCGGGAGAGGAGGGTCAGGCCCCACTTCGGCTGGTGGGGGTGGACGAACGGATCAGCCTGGCGGTTCTGGAACACGCCGCTTCTTCCCCCTCGGCCCGGTCCGCGCCCGGCGATTCCGATCCGAACCAGGTCCACATGGCCTACGCGGGAGAGTCCGGCTGGAACCTCCTCTCCTGCAAGACTCTCCGCTGGGAACCGGTACGGACAGGCCCCGGCAGGACAGTCCTGTTGCGGCCCCGGGCTGCGCCGCGCGAGGCGGACCTCTGGGAGGGCGGATTCCTGCTGGATCTCAACCAGCGAGTCCTGGGGCTGGTGACCCGCGTGAGCCGTCATCCGTTGGGGCGAAGTCTCAATTGCCGGTTTCTCCCCTGGTCGATGGTGCGCGAGTCCGCCCGGCAGGTGGTATCCAGAAACGGTCACATTCGTTCGGGTTGGCTGGGAGTCTATGTAACAGGCGGGGACGGCGGACCGGTGATCGACGGAATCGAGCCCGGAAGCCCGGCGGCTCTCGCCGGACTTCAATCGGGGGACGTGATATTGAAGGCGGGTGAGGTCGAAGCTCCGTCCCTGGAGGGTCTGCTGCAGGCCATCCGCCGGAACGAACCCGGATCACGGCTGGATCTGGTGGTGCGCCGGGGAGACGCGACCAGAGAAGTCGAGGCGACTTTGGCCCTGAGGCCGCCCCTGCATTCTCATCTGGCCTGGCGGATGGAGTTGCCCGGCGTCGTCGGCGGCCGTTTGATCGAGGAGATGTTTCTGCAGAGGGTGCTGGTGCCGATTCCACCCGGTCTGGGACTCGTGGTCGATCCCTGGGTTCCCGATGGCGCGGGAGGCGTTTCAGGCTCCATCGACAGAGGACTCCGGGTAAGATCGGTGGGAACCCGGAGCATCGGATACCGGGCGGGTCTCCGCAGTGGGGATATCCTGATCCGGATCAACGACCAGCCGGTGGGATCATCGGGCGACCTGCGCCGTTACTCCCGGGCGGGTGTGGATGGATTCCTGATTCTCCATTATCTTCGGGGGGGCCAGCTTCGAACCTTCCGCCTCCGGCTGCCTTGA
- a CDS encoding sigma-70 family RNA polymerase sigma factor, with the protein MATTLTFADNALIVAYLKGDDYAFKVLVDRYQDRLVNYIYNLIRDYDQAVDISQETFIRVFRHAHRYKGNYQFSTWIYRIATNLALDEMRRRKRKGFFLTQRLFGNSEQGETEIQVSDNRPSPEAHLGSKEKARLLRTAIDSLPPRYRLVFVLKEVQELSLEETGKVLNLRVGTVKSRLHRAKRILRDKLSRFL; encoded by the coding sequence TTGGCCACCACTCTGACATTCGCCGATAACGCCCTCATCGTCGCCTATCTGAAGGGCGATGATTACGCCTTTAAGGTTCTGGTAGACCGCTATCAGGACCGGCTTGTCAACTACATCTACAACCTTATCCGCGACTACGATCAGGCCGTGGACATCTCCCAGGAAACCTTCATCCGGGTTTTCCGTCACGCTCACCGGTACAAGGGCAACTACCAGTTCTCGACCTGGATCTACAGGATCGCCACCAACCTTGCTCTGGACGAGATGCGGCGGCGAAAACGGAAGGGTTTCTTTCTGACCCAGCGGCTCTTCGGCAACTCCGAACAGGGAGAGACGGAGATTCAGGTCAGCGACAACCGGCCGTCGCCCGAGGCCCATCTGGGGAGCAAGGAGAAGGCCCGGTTGCTGCGCACCGCCATCGATTCGCTGCCCCCGCGGTATCGCCTGGTATTCGTTCTCAAGGAGGTCCAGGAGCTGTCGCTTGAGGAGACGGGCAAAGTGCTGAACCTGCGGGTGGGGACCGTCAAATCGAGGCTTCACCGGGCCAAACGGATCTTGCGGGACAAGCTTTCCAGGTTTCTATGA